The following proteins are encoded in a genomic region of Desulfurella amilsii:
- a CDS encoding IS200/IS605 family accessory protein TnpB-related protein: protein MRTTLKKNDINSNEELRTLSIRINSIKLNKKILSLVYSYRHFENILLILIKQNYEFYSQGQDNINDFQYLTNKQTLRNALLDYKAKNPKDSDYLNEKYKDSELWQSLKAVSKSIKQHNFVYIIDRVKSNYKTYFTNMQMWHENPSLFTGMPKPPRPKKLSKLTNYSVDIDRYTSLSFAKLENKNLIGINLSNKMFYINCSSTQVKKLTDLNKLYSAKIIYDSGLLYLNISYIKKKTDFIPLTVKESGIDIGVDNLAAVFVNDKTTPSLIIDGKPFKHYNAKFNRILSKLNESKSQEVLEWGTSKTNTKYPLKYTQRGKDINKFISFLYFKRNKYFYDQFHKISKRIVEFLHLNNVTDLCLSKNLAELKNNGECKLSKSVKQGFIQIPFIKLLKNIEYKAQEVGINVYWIDEAYSSKSSCISDDIISIQLNKPKSTNAFNGKRVERGLFLDTVISKIFNADINGAVNHIKIAAAKSFEWLKNSLFKLCNPIKIKSDYEFCKFLKNMQNSVSGKSVLWANQSTEASGST, encoded by the coding sequence ATGAGAACTACCCTCAAAAAGAATGACATTAACTCTAACGAAGAGTTAAGAACCCTTTCTATAAGAATAAACTCAATAAAACTAAACAAAAAGATTCTATCCTTGGTTTACTCCTACCGACACTTTGAAAACATCCTGCTTATTCTTATAAAGCAAAACTATGAGTTTTATAGTCAAGGACAAGATAACATTAATGATTTCCAATATCTCACCAACAAACAGACGCTGAGAAATGCTCTTTTAGACTACAAAGCCAAAAATCCAAAAGACTCAGACTACCTAAATGAAAAATACAAAGACAGCGAACTATGGCAAAGCCTTAAAGCAGTATCTAAAAGCATAAAACAGCACAACTTTGTCTACATCATAGACAGAGTAAAATCAAACTACAAAACATACTTTACCAATATGCAGATGTGGCATGAAAACCCAAGTTTGTTTACAGGAATGCCTAAACCACCAAGACCTAAAAAGCTTTCCAAACTCACTAACTACTCAGTTGACATAGACAGATATACATCTTTGTCTTTTGCTAAATTAGAAAATAAAAACCTTATAGGTATAAATTTATCAAACAAGATGTTTTATATAAACTGCAGTTCTACGCAAGTTAAAAAATTGACAGACCTAAATAAGCTCTACTCTGCAAAGATTATTTACGACAGCGGTCTATTGTATTTAAATATTTCTTATATTAAAAAGAAAACTGATTTTATACCACTTACAGTTAAAGAGTCAGGCATTGATATTGGTGTAGATAACCTTGCGGCTGTTTTTGTAAATGATAAAACAACACCTTCTCTTATAATAGACGGTAAACCATTTAAACACTATAATGCAAAGTTCAACAGGATATTATCAAAACTCAATGAATCAAAGTCTCAAGAGGTATTGGAGTGGGGAACTTCTAAAACAAATACAAAGTATCCATTAAAGTATACTCAAAGAGGCAAAGACATAAATAAATTCATATCGTTCTTATACTTCAAAAGAAACAAATACTTTTATGATCAATTCCACAAAATTTCAAAACGCATTGTGGAGTTTTTGCATCTCAACAATGTAACAGACCTTTGCTTATCTAAAAACCTTGCAGAACTTAAAAACAATGGGGAATGTAAATTAAGCAAATCAGTAAAGCAGGGTTTCATCCAAATACCTTTTATAAAGCTTTTAAAAAACATTGAATATAAAGCACAGGAGGTGGGTATAAATGTTTACTGGATAGATGAAGCGTATTCTTCTAAATCAAGCTGTATATCAGATGACATAATCAGCATACAGCTGAATAAGCCCAAATCAACTAATGCTTTCAATGGAAAGCGTGTTGAGAGAGGGCTGTTTTTAGACACAGTAATATCTAAAATATTCAATGCTGATATTAACGGGGCAGTAAACCACATTAAGATTGCAGCAGCAAAAAGCTTTGAGTGGCTAAAAAACAGCTTATTTAAGCTTTGCAACCCAATAAAAATAAAAAG
- a CDS encoding IS607 family transposase, whose amino-acid sequence MYKIGQFSKLTGISIPTLRAWDKKEILKPEFKTQHGERRYSDAQLQSILQKKPDTLRINIGYARVSSKKQEDDLKRQIDLLELFLAKQGKPFKIISDIGSGINYSKAGLKELIKLISLNQIDKIYVLYKDRLVRFGFELIEEFAKLHSTNIEIVNQTEDKTDEEELVEDILNIIHVFSCKLNGKKSHINKKVAERLLNENYPQKE is encoded by the coding sequence ATGTATAAGATTGGTCAGTTTTCAAAGCTTACAGGTATATCAATACCGACTTTAAGAGCATGGGATAAAAAAGAAATATTGAAACCAGAGTTCAAAACACAACATGGAGAAAGAAGATACAGTGATGCTCAACTACAGAGTATACTGCAGAAGAAACCAGATACATTACGTATTAATATAGGTTATGCAAGAGTAAGTTCAAAAAAGCAAGAAGATGACTTAAAAAGACAGATTGATCTATTAGAGCTGTTTTTAGCAAAACAAGGTAAACCATTTAAAATAATCTCTGATATAGGCAGCGGTATAAATTACTCAAAAGCAGGGCTAAAGGAATTAATAAAGTTAATATCATTAAACCAAATAGATAAAATTTATGTGCTATATAAAGACAGACTTGTTAGATTTGGCTTTGAACTTATAGAAGAATTTGCAAAACTTCACAGCACAAATATTGAAATAGTTAATCAAACAGAAGATAAAACTGACGAAGAGGAGTTAGTGGAGGATATTTTAAATATAATTCATGTTTTTTCTTGTAAGCTAAACGGTAAAAAAAGCCATATAAATAAAAAAGTGGCTGAAAGGTTATTAAATGAGAACTACCCTCAAAAAGAATGA